The proteins below come from a single Sander lucioperca isolate FBNREF2018 chromosome 20, SLUC_FBN_1.2, whole genome shotgun sequence genomic window:
- the c20h12orf45 gene encoding uncharacterized protein C12orf45 homolog gives MSETHVDTKVASKMELNIKKTSSKALLSCGNGQGLSEKLLLKPKADRPPQTERVPRSNVLERLQSFLPQMAAANEKLKQQMDQAPAGRFDIESVEGAERVIEMDVALVELSGSDSDSEDGEETSESEEESDSGEESGITEQNLKLPGDNGKRKKAYIQVLHPPGE, from the exons atgagtgaGACACATGTCGACACAAAAGTTGCCTCTAAAATGGAATTAAACATCAAGAAAACGAGTTCAAAGGCGTTGCTTTCATGTGGGAACGGACAAG gtCTCAGTGAGAAGCTCCTCCTCAAGCCAAAGGCTGACAGACCCccgcagacagagagagtcccGAGAAGCAACG tgttggaGCGGCTGCAGAGCTTCCTGCCTCAGATGGCCGCGGCCAACGAGAAGCTGAAGCAGCAGATGGACCAAGCTCCCGCTGGACGCTTCGACATCGAGAGCGTGGAGGGGGCTGAGAGGGTCATAGAGATG GACGTAGCGCTGGTGGAGCTCAGCGGGTCCGACAGCGACTCAGAAGATGGAGAGGAGACGTCGGAGTCGGAGGAGGAATCTGACTCCGGCGAGGAGAGCGGCATCACAGAGCAGAACCTTAAACTACCGGGAGACAACGGCAAGAGGAAGAAAGCCTACATCCAGGTTCTCCATCCACCAGGAGAGTAG